A single Chryseobacterium sp. DNA region contains:
- the der gene encoding ribosome biogenesis GTPase Der: MSNIVAIVGRPNVGKSTLFNRLLERREAIVDSTAGVTRDRHYGKSDWNGVDFTVIDTGGYDVGTDDIFEEEIRKQVQLAVDEATSIIFMMNVEEGLTDTDYEIYRLLRRSNKPIYIVVNKVDSAKEELPATEFYQLGIEKYYTLSSATGSGTGDLLDDIVRDFPTTEYKDPFEGLPKITIAGRPNVGKSTLTNALLDVERNIVTDIAGTTRDSIQTLYNKFGHEFVLVDTAGMRRKSKVNEDLEFYSVMRSIRSIEYSDVVIIMVDATQGWESQDMNIFGLAQKNRKGIVILVNKWDLIEDKQTNTIRDFEKSIKDKIGQFQDIPILFVSALTKQRILKAVEVAMEVYEDRKKKIKTSKLNEVMLPIFEQTPPPANKGKYIKIKYCVQLPTPSPQFVFFCNLPQYVKEPYKRFTENQLRKEFGFTGVPIEVYFRQK, from the coding sequence ATGTCAAATATTGTCGCAATCGTTGGACGTCCCAACGTAGGAAAATCCACGCTTTTTAACCGTTTATTAGAGAGAAGAGAAGCCATTGTAGATTCTACAGCCGGCGTCACCAGAGACCGTCACTACGGGAAATCTGACTGGAATGGAGTAGACTTTACCGTGATTGATACCGGAGGATATGATGTAGGTACGGATGATATCTTTGAAGAAGAAATCCGTAAGCAGGTACAGTTGGCCGTGGATGAAGCTACTTCCATTATCTTTATGATGAACGTGGAAGAAGGGCTTACCGATACAGACTATGAAATTTACAGATTGCTGAGAAGGTCCAATAAACCGATTTATATCGTAGTGAATAAAGTAGATTCTGCAAAAGAAGAACTTCCTGCAACGGAATTCTACCAGTTAGGAATCGAAAAATATTACACGCTTTCTTCTGCTACAGGTTCAGGAACCGGAGACCTTTTGGATGATATCGTTAGAGATTTCCCGACGACAGAATATAAAGATCCTTTCGAAGGGCTGCCTAAAATTACAATTGCCGGTCGTCCAAATGTAGGAAAGTCTACACTGACGAATGCCTTGCTTGATGTAGAAAGAAATATTGTAACTGATATTGCAGGAACTACAAGAGACAGCATCCAGACATTATACAATAAATTCGGTCACGAATTCGTACTGGTAGATACTGCCGGAATGAGAAGAAAATCTAAGGTAAACGAAGATTTGGAATTCTATTCTGTCATGAGATCTATCCGTTCTATTGAATATTCTGATGTGGTGATCATCATGGTAGATGCTACACAGGGCTGGGAGTCTCAGGATATGAATATTTTCGGACTGGCACAGAAAAACAGAAAAGGGATCGTGATCCTGGTCAACAAGTGGGACCTGATCGAAGACAAGCAGACCAATACCATCCGTGATTTCGAAAAATCAATTAAAGATAAGATCGGACAGTTCCAGGATATTCCTATTTTATTCGTTTCAGCGTTAACGAAGCAGAGAATTCTAAAAGCTGTAGAAGTGGCGATGGAGGTTTATGAAGACCGTAAGAAAAAGATCAAAACTTCAAAACTGAACGAAGTGATGCTTCCTATTTTTGAGCAGACGCCGCCGCCGGCTAACAAAGGAAAATATATTAAAATTAAGTATTGCGTTCAGCTTCCTACCCCATCACCGCAGTTTGTATTCTTCTGTAACCTGCCGCAGTATGTGAAGGAACCTTATAAAAGATTTACTGAAAACCAGTTGAGAAAAGAATTCGGATTTACCGGAGTTCCGATTGAAGTGTATTTCAGACAAAAATAA
- a CDS encoding DUF6705 family protein has product MKNKWVIISAVFVVFFCKAQLEYPLKTDYTTIPAYSYLKDTNNELDSFVGNYTSNFQGKQITLFINKQTHVLFEINKYKYYKDVISIKYITKNTSGITLQDTQNMIFQPNQLKHTIYSRWIKDDKLLLYYAGTNCGVGWGDIYLKKINSSQISWEYRPNDIILDDSKCPPGTDINIYLPETKDLIFTKQ; this is encoded by the coding sequence ATGAAAAATAAGTGGGTCATTATATCAGCAGTATTTGTTGTATTTTTCTGTAAAGCACAACTGGAATATCCATTAAAAACAGATTATACAACAATTCCTGCATATTCATACCTAAAAGACACTAACAATGAATTAGATTCTTTTGTGGGAAATTATACGTCGAATTTCCAAGGTAAACAAATTACATTATTTATCAACAAGCAAACTCATGTGCTTTTTGAAATCAATAAATATAAATATTACAAGGATGTAATATCTATAAAGTATATCACAAAAAATACTTCTGGAATTACACTTCAAGATACTCAGAATATGATATTTCAACCCAATCAATTAAAACATACTATATACAGCCGCTGGATAAAAGATGATAAGTTACTACTTTATTATGCTGGGACTAATTGTGGTGTAGGATGGGGTGATATTTACTTAAAAAAAATAAATTCTTCGCAAATCTCATGGGAATATCGACCTAATGATATTATCCTTGATGATAGCAAGTGCCCTCCAGGAACGGATATTAATATTTATCTTCCTGAAACAAAAGACTTGATTTTTACTAAACAATAA
- a CDS encoding DUF6705 family protein: MKNKWVIISAVFVVFFCKAQTTLPLNTSLKDIPANSYLKDLNNELNSYTGVFQGNFQGKNIILYITKIENKLQKSSQKTYYSDVLDIKYVVKNSSGVVLQDTKNNNIPSINLYSIGTKSYDNSAIFFYSGTNCGVGWGKIILKKINSTQLSWEYKPNDIILDDSKCPPGTDINIYLPETKDLIFTKQ, from the coding sequence ATGAAAAATAAGTGGGTCATTATATCAGCAGTATTTGTTGTATTTTTCTGTAAAGCACAAACAACACTCCCTTTAAACACTTCTTTAAAGGATATTCCTGCTAATTCTTATTTAAAAGATTTAAATAATGAATTAAATTCATATACTGGAGTATTTCAAGGAAATTTTCAAGGGAAAAATATCATACTATATATCACAAAAATTGAAAATAAACTACAAAAAAGTTCACAAAAAACCTATTATTCAGATGTTCTAGATATAAAGTATGTTGTTAAAAATTCTTCTGGTGTAGTTTTGCAAGACACCAAGAATAATAATATCCCCTCAATAAATCTTTATAGTATAGGAACAAAATCTTATGATAATTCTGCTATATTCTTTTATAGTGGTACAAATTGTGGTGTCGGATGGGGTAAAATAATTCTAAAAAAAATAAATTCAACACAGCTTTCATGGGAATATAAACCTAATGATATTATTCTTGATGATAGCAAGTGCCCTCCAGGAACAGACATCAATATTTATCTTCCGGAAACCAAAGATTTGATTTTTACAAAACAATAA
- a CDS encoding lactonase family protein: protein MIIILSWINLYSQNTYVFFGSFNLDKDAEGIYVYQLDTLRGKLSKVTSFKGILNPSFLTLSPNGKYIFACTESKTKNAGSVSSFEFDPQKKMLHFINSQKSGGENPVYLTAHQNGKWLINGNYTEGSVSVYPVLENGRIQPSVQHFQFMEGSINPGRQERSHIHSTVFSPHFDYVFLPDLGADKIRVYAFDHEKREPLTAVEKPFTATTPGSGPRHFTFHPNGKFAYCIEEMGGAVSAYAYENGKLNDIQRINTHPEKLKEDFESSDIHISPDGRYLYASNRGYENNIAIFSIQSDGTLKSVGYQSTKGKHPRVFAIDSTGKFLVATNTGSGDVFVFRRNRTTGSLKKVSSIQIRQYL from the coding sequence ATGATTATAATTTTATCATGGATAAATTTATATTCACAGAATACGTACGTATTTTTTGGTTCTTTTAACCTGGATAAAGATGCGGAAGGAATTTATGTGTATCAACTGGATACCCTCCGGGGGAAACTTTCAAAAGTTACCTCTTTTAAAGGTATTTTGAATCCATCTTTTCTGACTTTATCACCCAATGGAAAATATATTTTTGCCTGTACGGAAAGTAAAACAAAAAATGCAGGAAGTGTAAGCAGTTTTGAATTTGATCCGCAAAAAAAGATGCTCCATTTTATCAACAGCCAAAAAAGCGGCGGCGAAAATCCGGTTTACCTAACGGCCCACCAAAATGGAAAATGGCTGATTAATGGAAATTATACAGAGGGAAGTGTATCGGTATATCCTGTTTTGGAAAATGGCCGGATACAGCCTAGTGTTCAGCATTTTCAGTTTATGGAAGGCAGCATCAATCCTGGAAGGCAGGAACGTTCCCATATTCATTCAACAGTATTTTCACCTCATTTTGATTATGTATTTTTACCTGACCTGGGAGCAGATAAAATCAGGGTCTATGCATTCGATCACGAAAAACGTGAACCCCTTACTGCTGTAGAAAAACCTTTCACGGCTACCACTCCCGGAAGCGGTCCAAGACATTTTACATTTCATCCCAATGGAAAGTTCGCGTACTGCATTGAAGAAATGGGAGGGGCAGTATCTGCCTATGCATATGAAAACGGAAAATTAAATGATATTCAGAGGATCAATACCCATCCTGAAAAACTGAAAGAGGATTTTGAAAGTTCCGATATTCACATTTCCCCTGACGGCCGCTATTTATATGCCTCCAATCGCGGGTATGAAAATAATATTGCTATATTTTCGATCCAATCCGACGGCACCTTAAAATCCGTGGGTTATCAATCCACCAAAGGAAAGCATCCAAGGGTATTTGCCATTGACAGCACCGGAAAATTTTTAGTGGCAACCAATACAGGAAGCGGAGATGTATTCGTATTCAGACGAAACAGGACCACCGGCTCATTAAAAAAAGTATCCAGTATACAGATCAGACAATACTTATGA
- a CDS encoding helix-turn-helix domain-containing protein → MKIKFLLLFILTGYYLSYTQTKTGTDSLKHYNYEKLEEKFYNYNYDGKPGKAKLIAQYYLAKAKQEKNTSQIAEGYAFMYANENEKDALKYIDSVAVLTKHSTEDAYPARIYLMKANIYFKFNNQKEALNNYIIGLKYARQKNNKRQIALAETNIAYLNSYIGKDAEAAKVLRYYMDNTDYLTENELEKIRVNLADCYIEINQPDSAKILISKGLQTFRKKDDYRYYQYLGLSGFYHLKLKKYRNALNDLTACTTYFLANDDIREKTYALLYLGKSYAELNEKEKAVENFTKIDSIITKTAYIFPELRETYTYLIDYYKDKNDHEKQLYYVERFLKIDQTLDSHFKYVSRELPRLYDTPKLIEEKENILNDLKFKKAFFYISLIILLFAQLIVLCLYYQSKRREKHHKKIAQDLILKAHTKILSGGAAESQKEVSPTPPQADPVKDKNTSIISEDTTQAILKDIETFESKEQFLNKGITLVTLAKKIKTNSKYLSEIINTHKGKNFAAYLNDLRIDYAINRLANDRKFRSYKIPFIAEELGYNNEQAFTMAFKKRTGTPLSIYLKEIEKSEASKKDQ, encoded by the coding sequence ATGAAAATAAAATTTCTTTTATTATTTATATTGACTGGATATTATCTTTCATATACCCAAACAAAGACCGGAACAGATTCTTTAAAACACTATAATTATGAAAAATTAGAGGAAAAATTTTATAATTATAACTACGATGGAAAACCCGGAAAAGCAAAACTGATCGCTCAATACTATTTAGCAAAAGCAAAGCAGGAAAAAAACACTTCACAAATAGCTGAAGGTTATGCATTCATGTACGCCAATGAAAATGAAAAAGATGCATTGAAGTATATAGATAGTGTAGCTGTACTGACTAAACATTCAACAGAGGACGCCTACCCTGCACGGATCTATCTGATGAAAGCGAATATATACTTCAAGTTCAACAACCAAAAGGAAGCTTTAAACAATTATATTATTGGTTTAAAATATGCAAGGCAAAAAAATAATAAGAGACAGATTGCCCTGGCGGAGACCAATATTGCTTATTTAAACAGTTATATTGGAAAAGATGCGGAAGCCGCTAAGGTATTGCGTTACTATATGGACAATACAGATTATCTGACTGAAAATGAACTTGAAAAAATCCGGGTAAATCTTGCGGACTGCTATATTGAAATCAATCAACCGGACTCTGCCAAGATACTTATCAGCAAAGGCTTACAAACGTTCAGAAAAAAAGACGATTACCGGTATTATCAATATTTGGGATTATCAGGATTCTATCATTTAAAACTCAAGAAATATCGCAATGCTCTTAATGACCTGACCGCCTGTACAACCTATTTCCTTGCTAATGATGATATCAGAGAAAAAACATACGCTCTTCTGTATTTAGGAAAATCCTACGCAGAATTAAACGAAAAGGAAAAGGCAGTAGAAAACTTTACGAAAATAGACTCTATTATTACCAAGACAGCCTATATCTTTCCTGAATTAAGAGAAACTTATACATATCTGATAGATTATTATAAAGATAAAAACGATCACGAAAAACAGCTTTATTATGTAGAAAGATTTTTAAAGATCGACCAGACCCTGGATTCGCACTTTAAATATGTTTCCCGTGAACTGCCCAGACTGTATGATACTCCAAAACTTATCGAAGAAAAAGAAAATATTCTCAATGATCTCAAATTCAAAAAAGCATTCTTTTATATTTCACTGATCATTTTATTATTTGCGCAGCTTATCGTTCTCTGTCTTTATTACCAATCAAAAAGGCGGGAAAAACATCATAAAAAAATTGCCCAGGACCTGATCCTGAAAGCACATACAAAAATCTTATCCGGCGGTGCAGCTGAATCCCAAAAGGAAGTCTCCCCAACCCCTCCACAGGCGGACCCTGTAAAAGATAAAAATACCAGTATTATTTCTGAAGACACTACACAGGCCATCTTAAAAGATATTGAGACTTTTGAATCTAAGGAACAATTTTTAAATAAAGGAATTACGTTAGTAACACTTGCCAAAAAAATAAAGACCAATTCTAAATATTTATCAGAAATAATCAATACCCATAAAGGGAAAAATTTTGCAGCCTATCTTAATGATCTTCGCATTGATTATGCTATTAACCGATTGGCCAATGACAGAAAATTCCGTTCTTATAAAATTCCTTTTATTGCTGAAGAACTAGGCTATAATAATGAGCAGGCATTCACTATGGCATTCAAAAAGAGAACCGGAACTCCCCTCAGTATTTATCTGAAAGAAATTGAAAAATCAGAAGCTTCGAAAAAAGATCAATAA
- the katG gene encoding catalase/peroxidase HPI: protein MEKDLNDISKCPFHNGTMKKNVAGGGTQNQDWWPDQLRVDMLRQHSSLSNPMDKDFDYAEAFKALDLDAVKKDLHALMTDSQDWWPADFGHYGPLFIRMAWHSAGTYRVGDGRGGAGAGQQRFAPLNSWPDNVSLDKARRLLWPIKQKYGRNISWADLLILTGNIALESMGFKTFGFAGGREDVWEPDMDVYWGSEKTWLGGDLRYAHGSEGVVESHAVLPTDDNADGDIHSRNLEKPLAAVQMGLIYVNPEGPDGNPDPIAAAKDIRDTFGRMAMNDEETVALIAGGHTFGKTHGAGPADHVGKEPEGAGIELQGLGWTSSYKSGSGKDAISSGLEVTWTETPTQWSNYFFKNLFENEWELTKSPAGAHQWVAKDGADIIPDAFDSTKKHKPTMLTTDLSLRLDPVYEKISRHFYENPDAFADAFARAWFKLTHRDMGPRARYLGPDVPQEELIWQDPIPEVDHELVDENDVEALKSKVLNSGLRISELVSTAWASASTFRGSDKRGGANGARIRLEPQKNWEVNNPLQLNKVLGVLEGIQKEFNDSQMGGKKISLADLIVLAGTAAVERAAKNAGHDSKVPFAPGRMDASQEQTDVESTGYLEPIADGFRNYLKRKFSVSTESLLIDKAQLLTLTAPELTVLVGGMRALDTNFDGSKHGVFTSRPEVLTNDFFVNLLDMGTQWKAMSEDQELYMGSDRSTGQPKWTATRADLVFGSNSELRAISEVYGSADAQEKFVKDFVAAWTKVMNLGRFDLA from the coding sequence ATGGAAAAAGATTTGAATGACATCAGTAAATGCCCTTTTCATAATGGGACCATGAAAAAGAATGTAGCAGGTGGCGGGACCCAAAATCAGGATTGGTGGCCGGATCAGCTTAGAGTAGATATGCTGCGGCAGCATTCTTCACTGTCTAATCCGATGGATAAAGACTTTGATTATGCAGAAGCATTTAAGGCTCTGGATCTTGACGCGGTAAAAAAAGACCTTCATGCCCTGATGACGGATTCACAGGACTGGTGGCCAGCAGATTTCGGTCACTATGGTCCCCTGTTTATCCGTATGGCATGGCACAGTGCCGGAACCTATCGTGTAGGAGACGGTAGAGGAGGAGCGGGAGCCGGACAGCAGCGTTTTGCCCCATTGAATAGCTGGCCTGATAATGTGAGCCTTGATAAGGCAAGAAGACTGTTATGGCCCATCAAACAAAAGTATGGTAGAAATATCTCCTGGGCAGACCTTTTAATCCTTACCGGAAATATTGCTCTGGAGTCTATGGGATTCAAGACCTTTGGTTTTGCAGGAGGCCGTGAAGACGTATGGGAACCCGATATGGATGTGTATTGGGGTTCTGAGAAAACCTGGCTGGGAGGAGACCTGCGCTACGCTCATGGATCAGAAGGGGTTGTAGAAAGCCATGCTGTACTCCCTACCGATGATAATGCAGATGGGGATATTCACTCCCGGAACCTTGAAAAACCTTTGGCAGCCGTACAGATGGGATTAATCTATGTAAACCCGGAAGGTCCGGACGGAAATCCTGACCCTATTGCAGCGGCAAAAGATATTCGTGATACATTCGGACGTATGGCCATGAATGACGAAGAAACCGTAGCACTGATTGCGGGAGGTCATACTTTTGGAAAAACCCACGGAGCAGGTCCTGCCGATCATGTAGGAAAAGAACCCGAAGGTGCAGGAATCGAACTCCAGGGATTAGGATGGACAAGTTCGTATAAATCAGGAAGCGGAAAAGATGCTATTTCCAGCGGATTGGAAGTAACCTGGACGGAAACACCGACCCAATGGAGCAATTACTTCTTTAAAAACCTGTTTGAAAACGAATGGGAACTCACAAAAAGTCCTGCCGGAGCTCACCAATGGGTAGCAAAAGATGGAGCGGATATTATTCCCGATGCCTTTGATTCCACTAAAAAACATAAGCCTACCATGCTTACAACAGACCTTTCATTAAGACTGGATCCTGTATACGAAAAAATTTCAAGACACTTTTATGAAAATCCTGATGCCTTTGCAGATGCTTTTGCCAGAGCCTGGTTTAAACTGACTCACAGAGATATGGGACCTCGCGCCCGTTATTTAGGACCAGATGTACCACAGGAAGAACTGATCTGGCAGGATCCTATTCCTGAAGTAGATCACGAACTTGTTGACGAAAATGATGTAGAAGCATTAAAATCAAAAGTTTTAAACTCAGGATTACGTATTTCCGAATTGGTGTCCACAGCCTGGGCTTCTGCTTCTACTTTCAGAGGAAGTGATAAGAGAGGAGGAGCCAACGGGGCAAGAATAAGACTGGAACCTCAAAAAAATTGGGAAGTCAATAATCCTTTACAGTTAAACAAAGTATTGGGAGTATTGGAGGGAATCCAAAAAGAGTTCAATGATTCCCAGATGGGAGGTAAGAAAATATCATTAGCTGACCTTATTGTTTTGGCAGGAACGGCAGCTGTAGAAAGAGCAGCAAAAAATGCCGGACATGACAGTAAAGTACCCTTTGCTCCAGGCAGAATGGATGCTTCCCAGGAACAAACCGATGTAGAATCTACGGGCTATCTGGAACCTATCGCTGACGGATTCCGCAATTATCTTAAAAGAAAATTCTCAGTATCTACGGAATCTTTATTAATTGATAAAGCCCAGCTGTTAACCCTTACCGCTCCTGAGCTCACAGTGCTGGTGGGAGGAATGCGTGCTCTGGATACCAATTTTGACGGTTCAAAACATGGGGTGTTTACCAGCCGTCCGGAAGTTCTTACCAACGATTTCTTTGTGAATCTTTTGGATATGGGAACTCAATGGAAAGCGATGTCGGAAGATCAGGAGCTATATATGGGAAGTGACAGGTCAACAGGCCAGCCAAAATGGACGGCTACCCGTGCGGATCTGGTTTTCGGATCCAATTCAGAACTGAGAGCAATATCTGAAGTGTATGGAAGTGCAGATGCACAGGAGAAATTTGTGAAGGATTTTGTAGCCGCATGGACGAAGGTGATGAATTTGGGTAGGTTTGATCTGGCTTAA
- a CDS encoding heme-binding domain-containing protein has product MKKVLIVILVAFIMIQFFPIDKTNPPPTPGMDFLKIKETPDHVAKIIRTSCYDCHSNETKYPWYSNISPASWFVKNHINEGRKHLNFSTFAVYEPKRQLHKLEEAIEMVQKKEMPLESYYLGHQNAKLTDEQRTELVRYLKKVKEDTERNIMFNQ; this is encoded by the coding sequence ATGAAAAAAGTATTAATTGTTATTCTTGTGGCATTCATTATGATCCAGTTTTTTCCTATTGATAAAACGAATCCGCCCCCTACTCCCGGTATGGACTTTCTGAAAATTAAGGAAACTCCGGATCATGTTGCCAAAATCATCCGTACCTCTTGCTATGACTGCCACTCCAATGAAACTAAATATCCGTGGTACTCTAATATTTCACCCGCTTCATGGTTTGTAAAAAATCATATTAATGAGGGGAGAAAACATCTTAATTTTTCTACCTTTGCAGTATATGAACCTAAGAGACAGCTTCATAAACTGGAAGAGGCTATTGAAATGGTTCAAAAGAAAGAAATGCCTCTCGAATCCTACTACCTTGGGCACCAGAATGCAAAACTAACAGACGAACAGCGTACAGAACTTGTACGTTATTTAAAGAAAGTAAAGGAAGATACCGAGAGAAATATCATGTTTAATCAATAG
- a CDS encoding thiol-disulfide oxidoreductase DCC family protein, translating into MKDWENKHIVFFDGDCGVCNFWVQWILERDKNDRFMFASLQSDFGQQFLSERGLQTNDFNTMYLWKPKQYYLTKSRAVLTIADLLGGIYKLSAIGKIIPTFLSDKAYDVISRNRMKLANQKCYLPDQHQKKKFIQI; encoded by the coding sequence ATGAAGGACTGGGAAAATAAACACATTGTATTTTTTGACGGAGACTGTGGAGTCTGCAATTTTTGGGTGCAATGGATCCTTGAAAGAGATAAAAATGACAGGTTTATGTTTGCCTCATTACAGTCTGATTTCGGACAGCAGTTTTTATCAGAAAGGGGTCTGCAAACAAATGACTTTAACACCATGTACCTTTGGAAACCAAAGCAGTACTATCTGACAAAATCAAGAGCTGTGCTTACAATTGCAGATCTGTTGGGTGGAATTTATAAACTTTCTGCCATCGGAAAAATAATACCCACATTTTTAAGTGACAAAGCCTACGATGTTATTTCAAGAAACAGAATGAAACTGGCTAATCAGAAATGTTATTTACCGGATCAGCATCAGAAAAAAAAGTTTATTCAGATCTAA
- a CDS encoding alpha-amylase: MKKTYFLLSVLALGLVGSCRNNDEFDNPSSKNTEVHDQIVNVTNHDGRPFSTGKGFGAVQGKFIAGPGGGVLMQGFYWDVPDGGNWWNTVKDKLTAWSNAGIGAVWLPPASKAQNGAYSMGYDPTDYYDFGNFNQNGSVETRFGSRTELEALIAKAHTENMQVYADIVINHNSGGQSEANPYTGTNTWTDFSGVASGKFQRNYNDFYKNAYGNNDEGSFGGFPDLCHSNPHVQDWLWGRDDSVGKYYKNVMKFDGWRFDYVKGFGPWVVNTWNSNVGGFSVGELWDSNVNTLEWWANNANSSVFDFAAYYKMDEAFDNGNLNVLNDDMMWKRNPYKAVTFVANHDTDIIYNKMPAYAYILTHEGYPTIFYRDYEEWLNKERLNNLIWIHNNKATGTTSILYTDNDEYIARRNGYNGNPGLVVYINTSSSWQERWIETNWSSQQIKDFTGSSSWYPTTQGDKWVKIQCAPNSYSIWSLNQ, encoded by the coding sequence ATGAAAAAAACTTACTTTCTTCTTTCTGTATTGGCTTTAGGGCTTGTAGGTTCTTGCCGGAACAATGATGAATTTGACAATCCCTCCTCCAAAAATACAGAGGTGCATGATCAAATTGTAAATGTAACGAACCATGATGGGAGGCCTTTCAGTACCGGAAAAGGTTTCGGAGCTGTTCAGGGTAAATTTATAGCCGGGCCGGGAGGTGGAGTGTTGATGCAGGGTTTTTACTGGGATGTTCCGGATGGAGGAAACTGGTGGAACACCGTCAAGGATAAATTGACAGCATGGTCCAATGCCGGAATTGGGGCGGTATGGCTTCCGCCGGCTTCAAAAGCACAGAATGGAGCCTATTCTATGGGATATGATCCTACAGATTATTATGATTTTGGAAATTTTAATCAAAACGGAAGTGTAGAAACCCGTTTTGGTTCAAGGACCGAGCTGGAAGCATTGATTGCCAAAGCGCACACTGAAAATATGCAGGTATATGCGGATATTGTGATCAACCATAACAGTGGCGGGCAGTCTGAAGCAAATCCCTATACGGGAACAAATACCTGGACTGATTTCTCGGGGGTCGCTTCCGGAAAATTTCAGAGAAACTATAACGATTTTTATAAAAATGCCTACGGAAATAATGATGAAGGCTCTTTTGGTGGTTTTCCGGATCTGTGTCATTCCAATCCTCATGTACAGGACTGGCTGTGGGGAAGGGATGATTCTGTGGGGAAATATTATAAAAATGTGATGAAATTTGACGGCTGGAGGTTTGATTATGTTAAAGGTTTTGGCCCTTGGGTGGTCAATACCTGGAATTCCAATGTGGGCGGATTTTCTGTCGGAGAATTATGGGATTCCAATGTTAATACATTAGAATGGTGGGCCAATAATGCGAACAGTTCCGTATTTGATTTTGCAGCTTATTATAAGATGGATGAAGCTTTTGACAACGGAAATTTAAATGTTTTGAACGATGATATGATGTGGAAGAGAAATCCATATAAGGCAGTAACTTTTGTTGCTAATCATGATACAGACATTATTTACAACAAAATGCCGGCCTATGCTTATATTTTGACCCATGAAGGATATCCCACTATTTTTTACAGAGATTATGAAGAATGGCTGAATAAAGAAAGACTCAATAATCTCATCTGGATTCACAACAATAAGGCCACCGGAACAACCTCTATTTTATATACGGATAACGATGAATATATCGCAAGACGTAATGGATATAACGGAAATCCGGGATTGGTGGTATATATCAATACCTCATCAAGCTGGCAGGAAAGATGGATTGAAACCAACTGGAGCAGTCAGCAGATCAAGGATTTTACTGGAAGTTCAAGCTGGTATCCTACTACACAAGGGGATAAATGGGTAAAAATCCAGTGTGCACCAAATAGTTATTCGATATGGTCACTGAATCAATAA
- a CDS encoding DUF4290 domain-containing protein — MEYNTQKTQLHMPEYGRIIQQLVERCKELSSKEERSEMAMAIIDFMGQRNPQLRDEENYKHKLWDHLFILADYDLDVESPYPFPTREQLAEKPKKMEYPKLQGDFKFYGKSILQLIEKAIELEAGDEKEALIEVIANNMKKSYNVYNKEHVTDDVIFRHLKELSENRLDLTGIDSLEKSKIYYTSNNNRNNKNNNSSNNNNNKNQPNNKRRHNNNHKNRK; from the coding sequence ATGGAATACAACACCCAAAAAACTCAGCTTCATATGCCCGAATACGGCAGAATTATACAACAGTTGGTTGAGCGCTGCAAAGAACTTTCTTCCAAAGAGGAAAGAAGTGAAATGGCTATGGCCATCATCGATTTTATGGGTCAGAGAAACCCGCAACTTCGCGACGAAGAAAATTATAAACATAAACTTTGGGATCATCTTTTTATTCTTGCAGATTATGATCTGGATGTAGAATCTCCTTACCCGTTTCCTACCAGAGAACAATTGGCAGAAAAACCTAAAAAAATGGAATATCCCAAACTTCAGGGAGACTTTAAGTTTTACGGAAAAAGTATTCTTCAATTGATAGAAAAAGCAATTGAACTGGAAGCAGGGGATGAAAAAGAAGCCCTGATCGAAGTGATTGCCAACAATATGAAGAAGTCTTACAATGTATATAATAAGGAACATGTGACGGATGATGTTATTTTCCGTCATTTGAAGGAATTGTCTGAAAACAGATTAGATCTTACAGGAATTGACTCTCTTGAAAAAAGTAAGATCTATTATACCAGCAATAACAACAGGAACAATAAGAACAATAACAGCAGCAATAATAACAATAATAAAAACCAGCCTAATAACAAGAGGAGGCATAATAACAATCATAAAAACAGAAAATAA